From one Paenibacillus terrae HPL-003 genomic stretch:
- a CDS encoding carbohydrate ABC transporter permease: protein MLREIWKHRAVYAAISPFYLLFGIFGLFPIGFSLYLAFHKWDGIGDMTYNGWGNFRYLVTDNEFWQAVGNTFAIWVYSTIPMLFFALIIAFLLYAPFVKMRTLWRVGFFLPNVTSIVAVAIIFGALFANNFGFLNYLLQLLGLPTIQWLNVPWGIQIAISSMVVWRWTGYNAIIYLAGLQSIPHVLYEAAKMDGATGAQAFFRITIPMLRPVILFTVITSTIGGMQLFTEPQVLVGNDGGAGASGMTIVLYLYRESFVNNYFGYGAAVGWGMFLIIALFSIVNWKLVQGKK from the coding sequence ATGCTGAGAGAAATATGGAAGCACCGTGCCGTATATGCCGCAATCTCGCCGTTTTACCTGCTGTTTGGCATCTTCGGCTTGTTTCCGATCGGCTTTTCATTATATCTGGCGTTTCACAAATGGGATGGCATCGGAGACATGACCTATAACGGCTGGGGTAACTTTCGCTACCTTGTGACAGATAACGAATTTTGGCAGGCTGTGGGCAATACCTTTGCGATCTGGGTGTATTCAACGATTCCGATGCTATTTTTTGCACTGATTATTGCCTTCCTGCTTTATGCACCTTTTGTCAAAATGCGTACCCTGTGGCGGGTCGGATTTTTTCTGCCGAACGTGACATCCATTGTGGCTGTTGCCATCATCTTTGGCGCTTTATTTGCCAATAATTTCGGATTTCTCAATTACCTGCTGCAACTCCTGGGCTTGCCTACGATTCAGTGGCTTAATGTGCCGTGGGGGATCCAAATCGCCATTTCCTCCATGGTCGTATGGAGATGGACCGGCTACAACGCGATCATCTATCTGGCTGGACTCCAGAGTATTCCTCATGTGCTGTATGAGGCTGCGAAAATGGATGGGGCAACCGGAGCGCAAGCCTTCTTTCGCATCACGATTCCCATGCTGCGTCCGGTCATCCTGTTTACTGTGATTACATCCACCATCGGCGGAATGCAGTTGTTCACCGAGCCGCAGGTACTGGTCGGTAATGACGGCGGCGCCGGAGCAAGTGGCATGACCATTGTGTTGTATCTGTACCGTGAATCGTTCGTCAACAATTATTTTGGATATGGTGCAGCCGTCGGATGGGGGATGTTCCTCATTATTGCTCTGTTCTCCATCGTGAACTGGAAGCTCGTACAAGGTAAAAAATAA
- a CDS encoding carbohydrate ABC transporter permease, with protein sequence MMQARVKSVILYTGLLAGMILSMFPFYWLIVMATRTTSDIYRFPPQLWFGSHFWSNVTRVLQQIDFAGAFFNTLFVASSVTLLVLFFDSLAGFAFAKFDFPGKKALFIILLATMMVPSQLSLVPSFVMMAAFGWVGTFKALIIPGMVNAFGIFWIRQYAEESIPKELLDAGRMDGCSFFRLYWNVALPILRPAFAFLGAFTFIGAWNDYLWPLIVLTDERKFTLQIALSQLNGIYNTDYAMVIAGTLLAVLPLIILFLFISRQFISDLAAGAVKD encoded by the coding sequence ATGATGCAGGCACGTGTAAAATCCGTTATTTTATATACCGGGCTGTTGGCGGGAATGATTCTGTCGATGTTTCCTTTTTACTGGCTTATCGTCATGGCTACCCGTACAACTTCGGACATCTATCGTTTTCCACCCCAGTTATGGTTTGGAAGCCACTTCTGGAGCAATGTGACGAGAGTGTTGCAGCAGATTGATTTTGCCGGAGCTTTTTTTAATACGCTTTTTGTAGCCAGCTCCGTTACCCTATTGGTGCTGTTTTTCGATTCACTGGCCGGGTTTGCATTCGCCAAGTTTGATTTTCCGGGCAAAAAAGCATTATTCATCATCCTGCTGGCTACGATGATGGTCCCTTCCCAACTGTCGCTTGTCCCCTCCTTTGTCATGATGGCCGCCTTTGGATGGGTGGGCACGTTCAAAGCGCTGATCATTCCGGGGATGGTGAATGCCTTCGGCATCTTCTGGATACGCCAATATGCAGAGGAATCCATTCCAAAGGAGTTGCTGGATGCAGGACGGATGGACGGATGCAGCTTTTTTCGGCTGTATTGGAATGTAGCGCTCCCAATTCTACGTCCTGCGTTCGCTTTTCTCGGCGCATTCACCTTCATAGGAGCATGGAATGATTATTTATGGCCGTTAATCGTATTAACCGATGAGCGCAAATTTACGCTCCAGATTGCGCTGTCCCAGTTAAACGGTATTTACAATACGGATTATGCGATGGTCATTGCTGGTACCCTGTTGGCTGTACTGCCACTTATCATTTTATTTCTTTTCATTAGCCGCCAGTTTATTTCCGATCTTGCAGCTGGAGCGGTCAAAGATTAA
- a CDS encoding alanine/glycine:cation symporter family protein: protein MNLVHVLETISSWIWGAPLIILVMGTGLWLTIRLKMLQVFRLPLAIKLIGKAPNEGSGDVSSFAALSTALAATVGTGSIVGVATAIKLGGPGALFWMVVAAFFGMATKYAEGVLAVKYRVKDRNGQFSGGPMYYIEKGLGRRFKPLAMLFAFSGMLVALFGIGTFPQVKAIVSSTENSFGVPPIVTALIIATLTGLVTIGGLKSIAKVSTKVVPFKTGLYVLICMIVLIRFADQIPAALALVLHSAFSTTSATGGFAGATIMLAMRSGVARGIFANEAGLGSAPIAAAAAKTKWPAEQGLISMTGVFIDTMIICVMTGLTLLVSGVWSGPTDAGLMTQQAFSSAFPLGAELLTIILIMFAFTTMLGWNYYGERCVEYLLGVKWIKPYRYLFIALVAGGAFIKLDAIWLLADIFNAMMAFPNLIALLGLSGIVVAETRTYMDSLYPNKKKGILAGASAGAVIEIEEKGQTVSS, encoded by the coding sequence ATGAATTTGGTACATGTGTTAGAAACGATTAGCAGTTGGATATGGGGGGCCCCTCTGATCATTCTCGTCATGGGAACAGGTCTGTGGCTGACCATACGTTTGAAAATGTTGCAGGTTTTCCGCCTGCCTCTGGCGATCAAACTGATTGGCAAGGCCCCAAATGAAGGTAGCGGGGATGTCAGCAGCTTTGCGGCCCTGAGTACGGCGCTGGCGGCTACAGTAGGTACAGGAAGTATTGTCGGCGTCGCGACAGCGATAAAACTGGGCGGACCGGGTGCCCTGTTCTGGATGGTTGTTGCAGCCTTTTTCGGGATGGCGACGAAATATGCGGAAGGTGTGCTTGCGGTAAAATATCGGGTGAAGGATCGGAATGGACAATTTTCCGGCGGCCCGATGTATTATATTGAAAAAGGGCTTGGACGCCGCTTTAAACCGTTGGCGATGCTGTTTGCTTTTTCCGGGATGCTGGTGGCGCTGTTCGGGATTGGAACATTTCCTCAGGTCAAAGCGATTGTATCCTCAACTGAAAACAGCTTTGGTGTTCCGCCGATTGTAACAGCATTGATTATTGCTACCCTTACGGGACTCGTTACCATTGGAGGGCTCAAGAGCATTGCCAAGGTATCGACCAAAGTTGTCCCTTTCAAAACAGGCTTGTACGTGTTGATCTGTATGATCGTACTGATTCGGTTCGCCGATCAGATTCCTGCCGCACTCGCGCTTGTGCTGCATTCGGCGTTTTCGACGACGTCTGCGACGGGTGGATTTGCCGGGGCTACAATTATGCTGGCGATGCGCAGCGGGGTAGCCAGAGGGATTTTTGCCAATGAGGCCGGATTGGGAAGCGCACCAATTGCAGCCGCAGCCGCCAAAACCAAATGGCCTGCGGAGCAGGGGTTGATTTCCATGACAGGCGTCTTTATAGATACGATGATTATTTGCGTGATGACCGGGCTGACGCTGCTGGTTAGCGGTGTATGGAGCGGTCCTACCGATGCGGGCTTGATGACGCAGCAAGCTTTCTCCAGCGCATTCCCGCTTGGTGCGGAACTGCTCACAATCATTCTGATTATGTTCGCGTTCACCACGATGCTTGGCTGGAACTACTATGGAGAACGCTGTGTTGAATACTTATTGGGTGTCAAATGGATTAAACCATACCGTTATCTGTTCATCGCACTGGTTGCCGGAGGCGCGTTCATAAAGCTCGACGCCATCTGGCTGCTGGCAGATATTTTTAACGCGATGATGGCCTTTCCGAACTTGATTGCATTGCTTGGCTTGTCAGGCATTGTCGTTGCAGAAACCCGTACCTATATGGATTCCTTGTATCCTAACAAGAAAAAGGGAATACTTGCAGGTGCCAGTGCAGGTGCAGTCATAGAAATAGAAGAAAAAGGACAAACTGTCAGCTCGTAA
- a CDS encoding glycoside hydrolase family 1 protein → MTKILKGFPKNFLWGGATAANQLEGAFDVDGKGLSSADVIAYVPKAERTNDHAIEISSERLEDILSGKVNARFPKREGVDFFHHYKEDIALFAEMGFKVFRMSIHWSRIFPNGYDAEPNEAGLQFYDNVFDELRKYGIEPLVTLSHYETPLGLTQKYNGWLGREVIQHYVNYAETVFTRYKDKVKYWLTFNEINVMTMSPFTGGGVVIDRVDNKQQAIYQALHHQFVASALATKRGHEIIPGSQIGCMLARMESYAHTCNPEDVLKSQHENQMNLFFTDVHARGEYSNYMNRYFEENNIVLHTEPGDAEILKNNTVDYISFSYYMTLTVSAGPEGEKAAGNLIGGVKNPYLQSSDWGWQIDPIGLRVTLNTLYDRYQKPLFIVENGLGAYDKVEEDGSIHDTYRIDYLRQHIAQMKEAIADGVDLIGYTSWGPIDLVSMSTSEMSKRYGFIYVDLDDDGNGTLKRSKKDSFDWYKNVIATNGEEL, encoded by the coding sequence ATGACTAAGATATTAAAAGGATTTCCGAAAAACTTTCTGTGGGGCGGGGCAACCGCAGCTAACCAATTGGAAGGCGCTTTTGATGTAGATGGAAAAGGATTGTCCAGTGCGGACGTGATCGCCTATGTACCCAAAGCAGAGCGCACAAACGATCATGCTATAGAGATTTCGTCCGAGCGACTCGAGGATATTTTGTCTGGTAAGGTAAATGCCCGTTTTCCAAAGCGCGAAGGTGTAGACTTTTTCCATCATTACAAAGAAGATATCGCATTATTTGCGGAAATGGGCTTTAAGGTATTCCGCATGTCCATCCACTGGTCGCGGATTTTCCCGAATGGATATGATGCCGAGCCGAATGAAGCAGGCTTGCAATTCTACGATAATGTATTTGACGAGCTGCGCAAGTATGGGATAGAGCCACTGGTGACATTGTCCCATTACGAAACACCGCTAGGTCTTACACAGAAATATAATGGCTGGCTGGGTCGTGAAGTGATACAGCACTACGTAAATTATGCTGAAACTGTGTTTACACGTTATAAGGATAAAGTGAAATACTGGCTGACTTTTAATGAAATCAATGTGATGACGATGAGTCCGTTCACAGGTGGCGGTGTGGTCATTGACCGTGTAGATAACAAGCAGCAAGCGATCTACCAAGCCCTGCATCACCAGTTTGTGGCGAGCGCATTAGCAACAAAACGAGGCCATGAGATTATTCCTGGCTCTCAAATCGGCTGTATGCTGGCTCGTATGGAAAGCTATGCACATACGTGTAACCCGGAGGACGTGCTGAAAAGTCAGCATGAAAACCAAATGAATCTGTTCTTTACGGATGTACATGCCCGTGGGGAATATTCAAATTATATGAACCGTTATTTTGAAGAGAATAATATTGTTTTGCACACAGAACCCGGCGATGCCGAAATTCTGAAAAACAACACGGTCGATTACATCTCATTCAGCTATTATATGACCTTGACTGTCTCAGCAGGTCCGGAAGGCGAGAAGGCAGCGGGGAACCTGATTGGCGGCGTTAAAAATCCGTATTTACAATCCTCTGACTGGGGCTGGCAGATTGATCCGATCGGCCTGCGTGTTACGCTGAACACATTATATGACCGCTATCAAAAGCCGCTGTTCATCGTGGAAAACGGCTTGGGTGCATATGACAAGGTGGAAGAAGACGGCTCCATTCACGACACGTATCGCATTGATTATTTGCGCCAGCATATTGCCCAAATGAAGGAAGCGATTGCGGACGGTGTGGATTTGATTGGTTACACCAGTTGGGGGCCTATCGACCTTGTGAGCATGTCTACTTCCGAAATGTCCAAGCGTTACGGATTTATTTATGTTGATCTGGACGATGACGGTAACGGAACACTGAAGCGCTCCAAGAAGGATTCTTTTGACTGGTACAAAAATGTAATTGCCACTAACGGCGAAGAACTGTAA
- a CDS encoding LacI family DNA-binding transcriptional regulator, giving the protein MSNLDQIAKLAGFSKATVSRVLNKSPHVSQETRSKILKIMQELDYVPNRNAISLSKGQTLQIGIITPTINEIVLAFLNSFVEVAGQYEFQTIIYTSEEDKKKELQAFEDLKRKRVDALVIISCVNDTDLLSTYCKYGPIVSWQRMDHTDIRSVAMDQYEGYMLALKHLIQKGYTRIANAFGRPSSINTHSRQRAYTYIMEQHNLPILQHWNQSSIYNIRDGEQVVRDLLQYRDEFPQAILCSNDYVAVGVLCEARRQLLSVPEDLAIVGFDNTELSHTMGITTVQNPIKAQAQNAFYMLSPQLIGHQMELHSLQYSLIERTTT; this is encoded by the coding sequence ATGTCGAATCTTGATCAAATTGCCAAACTGGCGGGCTTTTCCAAAGCTACGGTATCCAGAGTGTTAAACAAGTCCCCCCATGTGAGCCAGGAGACGAGAAGCAAGATTTTAAAAATCATGCAGGAGCTAGATTACGTTCCCAACCGGAACGCCATTTCCTTATCCAAGGGTCAGACCCTTCAAATTGGCATCATCACTCCAACCATTAATGAAATTGTTCTCGCATTTCTGAATAGCTTTGTAGAGGTGGCAGGCCAGTACGAATTTCAAACGATTATTTATACTTCGGAAGAAGACAAGAAGAAAGAGCTTCAGGCCTTCGAAGATTTGAAAAGAAAAAGAGTTGATGCGCTGGTCATCATTTCCTGTGTAAATGATACCGATTTGTTAAGCACTTATTGCAAGTATGGCCCGATCGTGTCGTGGCAACGAATGGATCATACCGATATTCGTTCCGTCGCCATGGATCAGTACGAAGGATACATGCTAGCGCTAAAACACTTGATACAAAAAGGCTATACTCGTATAGCCAATGCCTTTGGCCGCCCGAGCAGCATCAACACCCACAGCAGACAACGAGCCTATACGTATATCATGGAGCAGCATAATCTTCCTATATTGCAGCATTGGAATCAATCTTCCATCTATAACATCCGTGACGGTGAGCAGGTGGTGCGCGATTTGTTACAGTATCGGGACGAATTCCCACAGGCTATTCTGTGCTCCAATGATTATGTGGCGGTTGGTGTTCTCTGCGAAGCCCGCAGACAACTGCTGAGCGTACCAGAAGATCTGGCGATTGTCGGGTTTGATAACACGGAGCTTTCGCATACTATGGGCATTACAACCGTTCAGAATCCAATTAAGGCTCAAGCGCAAAATGCCTTTTACATGCTTTCCCCTCAGCTCATAGGTCACCAAATGGAGCTGCATTCCCTGCAATACAGCCTCATTGAACGCACGACTACATAG
- the licT gene encoding BglG family transcription antiterminator LicT has translation MIIEKVLNNNVLLTKNDKGKEVIVMGRGISFKKVAGDHVDDDKIDKIFMLNENEFTARLTELLNDIPVSHLEVVNEIVKHATEVLDTELSDNIYLTLTDHIHFAVQRQEKGLALQNAMLYEIKRFYKKEFEVGLDALQKIENTLGVTLGEDEAGFIALHMVNARIDGNEMKSTLKMTEIVQHILNIITYHYGIVLDESSFSYSRFLTHLQYFAMRVIRKEVIHSGEEFLYNQVKQTYTEAFACAQKINEYLEKTYDQYLSKDEYVYLTIHIHRVTERNNIAE, from the coding sequence ATGATTATTGAGAAGGTGCTCAATAACAACGTCCTGTTGACTAAAAATGATAAAGGCAAAGAGGTCATCGTGATGGGAAGAGGCATTTCCTTCAAAAAGGTGGCTGGCGACCACGTCGATGATGATAAAATAGATAAGATTTTCATGTTAAATGAAAACGAGTTCACGGCCAGACTTACCGAGCTGCTAAACGATATTCCCGTATCTCATCTGGAGGTCGTGAATGAAATCGTAAAGCATGCAACGGAAGTACTGGATACAGAATTAAGCGACAATATTTATTTGACGTTGACTGATCATATTCATTTTGCCGTACAACGGCAGGAAAAAGGACTGGCACTTCAAAACGCGATGCTGTATGAAATTAAGCGTTTCTACAAAAAAGAATTTGAAGTTGGGCTGGACGCTCTGCAAAAAATCGAAAACACGCTTGGAGTAACGCTGGGCGAAGATGAAGCAGGATTTATCGCATTGCATATGGTGAATGCTCGGATCGACGGTAACGAAATGAAGTCTACGCTGAAAATGACCGAGATTGTTCAGCATATATTGAATATTATTACGTATCATTACGGTATTGTGCTGGACGAGTCCTCTTTTAGCTATTCGAGATTTTTGACGCATTTGCAATATTTTGCGATGCGGGTGATTCGTAAAGAGGTCATTCACAGCGGGGAAGAATTTTTGTACAACCAGGTAAAGCAGACGTATACCGAAGCTTTCGCTTGTGCGCAAAAGATCAATGAGTATCTGGAAAAAACATACGATCAATATTTAAGCAAGGATGAATATGTGTATCTGACCATTCATATTCATCGAGTGACCGAGCGAAATAATATCGCGGAATAA
- a CDS encoding beta-glucoside-specific PTS transporter subunit IIABC, with protein sequence MSDKELSKKIVTLVGGEENVNSVFHCATRLRFKLNDRTKADKAALEATPGVITVVESSGQFQVVIGNNVGQVFEHMMADTNLQDAENAGEPKEESSEKTNFLGKAVDIISSIFSPLLGALAGAGLLKGILALILSLHWINDKSGTYLLLSAASDSVFYFLPVFLAVTSSRKFKTNTFVSVAIAGALVYPAVITAVSNPERLAFLGIPIILINYSSSVIPIILAVWVQSYVERWFNSFIHQSVKNIIVPMLVLLVVIPLTFLAFGPIGNMISQGLANGFTWVYNLSPLIAGAVAGAFWQVFVIFGVHWGFVPVMLSNIATLGYDTMLPMLTAAVLAQAGATLGVFLKSRNTQMKALAGSSTLAAVFGITEPTIYGVTLKLKKPFIYACISGGIGGAIIASGGATAKAFSLPSLLALPTYFGTGFLWLVIGLLVAFVLAAVLVMILGFDDPKEETVKAAPTPEKKETVIEKEILVSPLQGKVLPLEESSDVAFASGAMGKGILIEPTEGVLTSPVDGTITTVFPTGHAIGITSNDGAEILIHVGVNTVKLKGQFFDKRVKEGDVVTQGQLLLEFDIEQIQAAGYPTATPIIVTNSAQYLDVLKTTESEVKRQDYLMTVVV encoded by the coding sequence ATGAGCGATAAAGAGCTATCCAAAAAAATAGTGACCCTCGTTGGCGGCGAAGAGAATGTCAATTCGGTATTCCATTGCGCTACACGCTTGAGATTTAAATTAAATGATCGTACAAAAGCAGACAAAGCTGCATTGGAAGCAACGCCCGGTGTCATTACGGTGGTGGAAAGCAGTGGCCAGTTTCAAGTTGTTATCGGCAATAATGTAGGTCAAGTATTTGAGCATATGATGGCAGATACGAATTTGCAGGATGCCGAAAATGCAGGTGAGCCAAAGGAAGAGTCTTCCGAAAAAACGAACTTTCTTGGTAAAGCCGTCGATATCATTTCCAGCATTTTTTCTCCTCTCTTGGGCGCTCTTGCCGGAGCTGGTTTACTCAAAGGGATTCTGGCATTAATTTTGTCACTCCATTGGATTAATGATAAAAGCGGTACGTATCTGCTCCTAAGCGCTGCTTCGGACAGCGTATTTTATTTCCTGCCCGTATTTCTGGCTGTTACATCGTCCCGTAAATTTAAGACCAATACTTTTGTATCGGTAGCCATTGCTGGAGCTCTGGTCTATCCGGCTGTTATAACGGCGGTGAGCAACCCAGAAAGATTGGCGTTTTTAGGTATTCCGATCATTCTGATTAATTACAGTTCCAGTGTCATTCCAATTATTCTCGCGGTCTGGGTTCAGTCCTATGTGGAACGCTGGTTCAATTCCTTTATCCATCAATCGGTTAAAAATATTATCGTTCCGATGCTGGTTCTGCTCGTCGTTATTCCGTTGACATTCCTGGCCTTTGGTCCAATAGGTAACATGATCAGTCAAGGCTTGGCGAACGGTTTTACATGGGTATACAATTTAAGTCCATTGATCGCCGGGGCTGTTGCCGGGGCATTCTGGCAAGTATTTGTTATCTTCGGTGTACATTGGGGCTTCGTTCCGGTCATGCTGTCAAATATTGCAACATTGGGTTATGACACGATGCTTCCGATGCTTACAGCAGCCGTACTGGCTCAAGCCGGCGCAACATTGGGGGTATTCCTAAAATCCCGAAATACTCAAATGAAGGCTTTGGCCGGGTCCTCTACGCTGGCGGCTGTTTTTGGGATTACAGAACCAACGATTTATGGTGTAACTTTGAAATTGAAAAAGCCATTTATTTATGCTTGTATTTCCGGTGGTATTGGCGGGGCTATTATTGCTTCCGGCGGAGCAACTGCAAAAGCCTTCTCCCTGCCTAGTTTGCTGGCATTGCCTACTTATTTTGGAACTGGGTTCTTGTGGCTTGTCATCGGCCTGCTCGTTGCCTTTGTACTCGCAGCTGTACTGGTTATGATTCTGGGCTTTGATGATCCAAAAGAAGAAACTGTCAAAGCAGCACCAACACCAGAAAAGAAAGAAACTGTGATTGAGAAGGAAATTCTCGTAAGTCCGCTGCAAGGTAAAGTGCTGCCACTCGAAGAATCTTCTGATGTCGCTTTTGCCTCAGGGGCTATGGGTAAAGGAATTCTGATTGAACCTACAGAGGGCGTACTGACTTCTCCTGTGGACGGAACAATTACGACAGTATTCCCGACCGGACATGCTATCGGTATTACTTCCAATGACGGAGCAGAAATTCTAATCCACGTTGGCGTGAATACGGTAAAGCTGAAAGGACAATTTTTTGACAAACGTGTGAAGGAAGGCGACGTGGTTACACAGGGACAGCTGTTGCTCGAATTTGACATTGAACAAATTCAAGCTGCAGGTTACCCGACAGCTACGCCGATCATCGTGACGAATTCTGCTCAGTATCTGGATGTTCTGAAAACAACTGAATCTGAAGTGAAACGACAAGACTACCTGATGACGGTGGTTGTCTAA
- a CDS encoding thioredoxin family protein, whose amino-acid sequence MKKGYIVGLSVIALLVIAIAISAVFKFQDLEQVVQQKDKEIQASKSNYPEIYDHLNAVTVDGFKNLIQQDQSVFVYVGRPSCGDCNRFEPNFNKMIEQYDLGSKITFLNVHKIHKDKPQWNKFKEEYNVKYTPTIAEFRHGKLVDKVEWTPERDLSTDVVKEWLISKKLIL is encoded by the coding sequence GTGAAAAAAGGATATATTGTCGGTTTAAGCGTGATTGCACTGCTCGTCATTGCTATCGCTATTTCGGCTGTGTTCAAGTTTCAGGATCTGGAGCAGGTTGTTCAGCAAAAAGACAAAGAGATTCAAGCGAGTAAAAGCAATTATCCCGAAATATACGACCATTTGAATGCGGTTACAGTTGATGGTTTTAAGAACCTGATCCAGCAGGATCAAAGTGTGTTTGTCTATGTTGGCAGACCCAGTTGCGGTGACTGCAACCGCTTTGAGCCTAACTTTAATAAGATGATCGAGCAGTATGATCTAGGCTCCAAAATCACTTTTTTAAATGTTCACAAAATTCATAAGGACAAGCCTCAATGGAATAAATTCAAAGAAGAATACAACGTAAAGTATACCCCCACCATTGCGGAATTCAGACATGGCAAGCTGGTGGATAAGGTGGAATGGACACCTGAAAGAGACCTCAGTACGGATGTGGTAAAAGAGTGGCTGATTTCCAAGAAACTGATTTTATAA
- a CDS encoding sugar phosphate nucleotidyltransferase, with product MRMILLSGGSGKRLWPLSNESRPKQFLTILRHDERPESMLQRIWRQLSEANLAGKAYFSTSGTQGELIRGQIGAEAVIIEEPTRRDTFPAISLAAAYLHDRAGASRDEIVGVMPVDGYAGDEFFDHLRRLPSILEQSGSDIALMGAVPTEPSDKYGYIVPSSSPSPNQPYLRVSSFVEKPDLIRSEALIREGALWNCGVFAFRLGFLLDMLEQKGLSSDYASLSTNYEEMPKTSFDIAVVEQTRQLSVLPYHGEWRDLGTWDSLVRERSSELSGPGYISEASHDSHIINELEIPVSIWNVPDIIVVAGPDGVLVTDRQSSTGIKDMVAEIEIGPRFEERFWGKQTVLSHQQATSGLQTVTKRVVISAGRFISYHEHQFRKEVWTIVSGVGSVCIDGIMQTVNPGEVIVVEPGTKHYIGAIEGDLEFIESQIGHIVSETDIIRYEFPDSI from the coding sequence ATGCGAATGATTTTATTATCTGGAGGTTCTGGTAAACGTCTCTGGCCTTTGTCCAATGAGAGTCGCCCTAAGCAGTTTCTTACGATTCTGCGTCATGACGAACGACCTGAAAGCATGCTGCAACGGATTTGGCGGCAATTATCTGAAGCAAATTTGGCAGGGAAGGCCTATTTTTCAACGAGTGGAACTCAAGGTGAGCTGATCCGCGGGCAAATTGGGGCGGAGGCTGTAATAATTGAGGAGCCTACTCGACGGGATACATTTCCAGCCATTTCTTTGGCTGCGGCCTACTTACATGACCGGGCAGGTGCGTCGCGCGACGAGATTGTAGGGGTCATGCCAGTGGACGGATATGCGGGGGATGAGTTTTTCGACCATTTACGCAGGCTTCCATCTATATTGGAGCAATCTGGGAGTGACATCGCACTCATGGGAGCTGTTCCAACGGAGCCTTCTGACAAATATGGCTATATTGTTCCTTCGTCATCTCCCTCCCCCAATCAGCCGTATCTCAGGGTTAGCTCATTTGTGGAAAAGCCGGATCTGATCCGTTCGGAGGCGCTGATCCGGGAAGGAGCACTATGGAATTGCGGTGTGTTTGCTTTCAGGCTTGGTTTTTTATTGGACATGCTGGAGCAAAAGGGGCTATCATCGGACTATGCATCTCTTTCGACAAATTATGAAGAAATGCCCAAAACAAGCTTCGATATTGCGGTGGTGGAACAGACCCGTCAGCTTTCAGTGCTTCCGTATCATGGGGAGTGGAGGGATTTAGGAACGTGGGATTCGCTGGTGCGGGAAAGGAGTTCGGAGCTGAGCGGCCCGGGCTATATTTCGGAAGCTTCTCATGATTCGCATATTATTAATGAACTGGAGATTCCGGTTAGCATCTGGAATGTCCCGGACATCATCGTCGTTGCCGGACCGGATGGCGTGCTGGTCACCGACCGACAGTCGTCCACAGGGATTAAGGATATGGTGGCGGAAATTGAGATTGGCCCTCGCTTTGAGGAGCGCTTTTGGGGGAAACAGACGGTATTGTCCCACCAACAAGCGACCAGCGGCTTACAGACAGTCACCAAACGGGTAGTCATCTCTGCTGGAAGATTCATCAGTTATCATGAGCATCAATTCCGTAAAGAGGTTTGGACTATTGTGTCCGGGGTGGGAAGCGTCTGTATCGATGGAATAATGCAAACGGTCAACCCCGGTGAGGTTATCGTCGTAGAGCCGGGTACGAAGCATTATATAGGTGCTATCGAGGGGGATTTGGAGTTCATCGAATCTCAAATTGGGCATATTGTGTCAGAAACGGATATTATCAGATACGAATTTCCCGACTCCATCTAA